In a genomic window of Penaeus vannamei isolate JL-2024 chromosome 10, ASM4276789v1, whole genome shotgun sequence:
- the LOC138862910 gene encoding putative nuclease HARBI1 — protein sequence MATGSFQLTTADTFDVSQQLVSNCTAKIVRAIASLLQDYVKRPSREHFSNIRNYYFEMSGFPGVLCAVDCTHVPIQSPEGARPEEFRCDSAYPLLPFLLTPVANPVGQREIRYYISHSKVRNTIERAFGVLKMRFRCLTIPLKINLTTVMATICSAAVLHNMAVKYKEDLYMRNDDG from the exons ATGGCCACTGGTAGCTTCCAGTTGACTACTGCTGACACTTTTGACGTTTCACAACAACTTGTGAGCAATTGCACAGCCAAAATAGTCCGAGCTATTGCATCTCTGCTACAAGATTATGTGAAACGACCATCGAGAGAACATTTTTCTAACATCAggaattattattttgaaatgtcTGGTTTTCCTGGGGTATTGTGTGCAGTTGACTGCACACATGTACCTATTCAGAGTCCAGAAGGTGCTAGACCAGAAGAGTTCAGGt GTGACTCAGCCTATCCACTGCTACCATTCCTCCTCACCCCAGTGGCTAATCCTGTTGGCCAAAGAGAAATCAGATACTACATATCACATTCCAAAGTACGAAATACCATTGAAAGAGCATTTGGTGTTCTGAAAATGAGATTCCGGTGCCTCACCATTCCATTGAAAATTAATTTAACAACAGTCATGGCAACTATTTGCAGTGCAGCTGTCTTGCATAATATGGCTGTTAAGTATAAAGAAGATCTGTACATGCGTAATGATGATGGATAG